The Tepidibacter aestuarii genome contains a region encoding:
- a CDS encoding riboflavin synthase, translating into MFTGLIEEIGTVHTIRKGLKSAQITISASKIMNDVKLGDSISTNGVCLTVIEFTKNSFTVDVMPETMRRSNLKDLKHGSLVNLERALKVNDRLGGHIVSGHIDGVGKIKKIEEEDNATWVSIQAPANILKYVIEKGSIAIDGTSLTVAYAGSDIFKVSIIPLTKEETTLLGKKVGDEVNLECDMMGKYIERLLEFKEDKKSKSNIDLDFLTRNGFI; encoded by the coding sequence ATGTTTACTGGATTAATCGAAGAAATAGGAACTGTACATACTATAAGAAAAGGATTAAAGTCAGCCCAGATTACAATAAGTGCAAGTAAAATAATGAATGACGTTAAATTAGGGGATAGTATTAGTACAAATGGTGTTTGTCTAACTGTCATCGAGTTTACAAAAAATTCATTTACTGTTGATGTTATGCCTGAGACTATGAGAAGAAGCAATCTAAAAGATTTGAAACATGGAAGTTTAGTGAATTTAGAACGAGCTTTGAAAGTTAATGATAGATTAGGTGGGCATATTGTTTCGGGTCATATAGATGGTGTAGGTAAGATAAAGAAAATAGAAGAAGAAGATAATGCTACTTGGGTGTCTATTCAGGCTCCGGCAAATATTTTGAAATATGTTATTGAAAAAGGATCTATAGCTATTGATGGTACGAGCTTAACTGTAGCCTATGCTGGATCAGACATTTTTAAAGTTTCAATAATACCACTAACAAAAGAAGAGACTACTTTACTTGGCAAAAAAGTTGGTGATGAAGTCAATCTAGAGTGTGACATGATGGGTAAGTATATTGAAAGGCTTTTAGAATTTAAAGAAGATAAAAAAAGTAAGAGTAATATAGATTTAGATTTTTTAACAAGAAATGGATTCATATAA
- the ribD gene encoding bifunctional diaminohydroxyphosphoribosylaminopyrimidine deaminase/5-amino-6-(5-phosphoribosylamino)uracil reductase RibD, with the protein MDSKYMKRAIELALKGKGYTSPNPLVGAVIVNKGRIIGEGYHEYYGGAHAEVNAINSAFENVQGATMYVTLEPCSHFGKTPPCAQLLIDKKIKKVIIGMMDPNPIVAGRGIKLLRDNDIEVTVGVLEQEVKELNEIFIKYISTKLPFCILKTAMTLDGKIATNIGDSKWITNKKSREYVHEIRHQVSGIMVGIGTVLADDPSLTTRLVDEEGIDPIRIIVDTKCRIPLDAKVLNINSKEKTIIATTKKADKNKLELIKEKGAEIIITPLKNNQVDLGYLIKKLGEMEIDSILIEGGSTLNYSILKEGCVDKVISFIAPKIIGGDNAKTPVGGIGIEYVKNAIELENIKLKMFEQDIMIEGYLRKEE; encoded by the coding sequence GTGGACAGTAAGTATATGAAAAGAGCGATTGAATTAGCTCTTAAAGGTAAAGGATACACTAGCCCTAATCCTTTAGTAGGTGCTGTTATTGTAAACAAAGGCAGAATTATTGGAGAAGGATATCATGAATACTACGGTGGAGCACATGCAGAGGTAAATGCTATTAATAGTGCTTTTGAGAATGTCCAAGGAGCGACAATGTACGTTACATTAGAGCCGTGTTCTCACTTTGGAAAAACACCTCCATGTGCACAACTGCTTATAGATAAAAAAATCAAGAAAGTTATTATAGGAATGATGGATCCTAATCCAATAGTAGCAGGTAGAGGAATAAAACTTTTAAGAGATAATGATATAGAGGTTACAGTAGGTGTTTTGGAACAAGAAGTAAAAGAGCTTAATGAAATATTTATTAAATACATATCAACAAAATTACCATTTTGTATATTAAAAACAGCTATGACACTAGATGGAAAAATTGCAACTAATATAGGTGATTCAAAATGGATTACTAATAAAAAATCACGAGAATATGTTCATGAAATAAGACATCAAGTTTCGGGAATAATGGTTGGTATAGGGACTGTTTTAGCAGATGATCCTTCATTAACGACTAGATTAGTAGATGAAGAAGGTATTGATCCTATTAGAATTATAGTAGATACAAAATGTAGAATACCTTTAGATGCAAAGGTTTTAAATATTAACTCAAAGGAAAAAACTATTATTGCTACAACTAAAAAGGCTGATAAAAATAAACTTGAATTAATCAAAGAAAAAGGAGCGGAAATAATTATTACTCCACTAAAGAATAATCAAGTAGACTTAGGATATCTTATTAAAAAGCTTGGAGAAATGGAGATTGATAGCATTTTAATAGAAGGTGGTTCTACTTTGAATTATAGTATTTTAAAGGAAGGGTGTGTAGATAAGGTGATTTCATTTATTGCACCAAAGATTATAGGTGGGGATAATGCAAAAACTCCAGTAGGTGGTATAGGAATAGAGTACGTTAAGAATGCTATAGAGTTAGAAAATATTAAATTAAAAATGTTTGAACAAGATATTATGATTGAAGGCTACTTAAGAAAGGAAGAATAA
- a CDS encoding lipoate--protein ligase, whose amino-acid sequence MRNNISTRIICSTSYNPWHNLAVEEYLLKKVKENEMILYLWQNDNTIVVGRNQNPWKECKCKDFEADGGKIARRLSGGGAVFHDIGNLNFTFIMDKKLYDLEKQLSVILKAVNNLGIDAKFSGRNDILVGERKFSGNAFYEKANSSYHHGTILVDANMKKLSKYLKVSKEKIASKGIESVSSRVVNLKTIKDDITIENLKDNLISSFFQIYEGESNVEYIKDEHDIQDLYEKYSSWEWKYGETPKFDINFVNRFKWGEIDLNINLKNGLIDSLVIYSDAMNSILIKDIENQLLKTPFKMGSICKKLDNINCKTDEKNMIFEIEEWLKSKIG is encoded by the coding sequence TTGCGTAATAATATTTCAACTAGAATAATATGTTCAACATCATATAACCCATGGCACAATCTAGCTGTTGAAGAGTATCTTCTGAAAAAAGTTAAAGAAAATGAAATGATATTATATCTATGGCAAAATGATAATACTATTGTAGTAGGAAGAAATCAAAATCCATGGAAAGAATGTAAGTGTAAAGATTTTGAAGCCGATGGTGGAAAGATAGCTCGTAGATTATCTGGTGGAGGAGCTGTTTTTCATGATATTGGAAATCTAAACTTTACTTTTATTATGGATAAAAAATTATATGATTTAGAAAAACAGTTAAGTGTAATCCTTAAAGCTGTTAACAATTTAGGAATTGATGCTAAATTTTCGGGAAGAAATGATATATTAGTAGGGGAAAGAAAATTCTCGGGAAATGCATTTTATGAAAAAGCGAATTCATCATATCATCATGGAACTATACTTGTTGATGCAAATATGAAGAAATTAAGCAAATATTTAAAAGTATCAAAAGAAAAGATTGCTTCTAAAGGAATTGAATCAGTTAGTTCTAGAGTAGTAAATCTAAAAACTATTAAAGATGATATAACAATTGAGAACTTAAAAGATAATCTTATAAGTAGTTTCTTTCAGATTTATGAAGGTGAATCAAATGTAGAGTATATAAAAGATGAACATGATATACAAGATTTATATGAAAAATATTCTTCTTGGGAATGGAAATATGGAGAAACTCCTAAGTTCGATATAAACTTTGTTAATAGATTTAAGTGGGGAGAAATAGATCTAAATATAAATTTAAAGAATGGTTTAATTGACTCTTTAGTTATTTATTCAGATGCAATGAATAGTATTCTAATTAAGGATATAGAGAATCAATTATTAAAAACACCATTTAAGATGGGTTCTATTTGTAAAAAGTTAGATAATATTAATTGTAAAACTGATGAAAAAAATATGATTTTTGAAATAGAAGAATGGCTAAAAAGTAAAATTGGATAA
- the lpdA gene encoding dihydrolipoyl dehydrogenase, which yields MIEIKLEQLSGESKSGKVGKINVKIGDEIKEGDELLQVESQKGNVSVKSNANGIIEEIVIDEGDTINIGDVLFKIDGVKTEDGTSKTGGFNYFNNLMQPQKEEIEADITVIGAGPGGYVAAIYAAKQGKKVIVIEKEHVGGTCLNHGCIPTKALVRSSEVYRNMKEADSFGLFADNVSVNMEKVINRKDEIKNQLKNGIEYLLQKHNIQKLDGNGEIIDANTVFVKANRTETTINTKDIIIATGSEPSMVPIKGIESKNVLTSKEALQMKNLPKKLVVVGGGVIGMEFAFIYASFGVEVFVVEYANQVLASLDNDVCDEISEIAKENGIKLYTSSKVEAIDETENGECVVSFSQDGESKYISCDKVLASVGRQPYFEGLGIEKLEIEMNDKKKGIKVNEKMQTNISNIYAIGDVTNIIQLAHVASHQGIIAVDNILGKNKTIDYSTVPSAIFTEPEIAVVGITEKIANEKGIEIEIGKFPMSANGKALTLGEAKGFVKIIKEKSTGKIIGSTIIGAHATDLLASVTLCINNGLTTEQITETIFAHPTTAESIHEAALNVEGGAIHFA from the coding sequence ATGATTGAAATAAAACTTGAACAATTATCTGGTGAGAGTAAGAGTGGAAAAGTAGGAAAAATCAATGTGAAAATAGGTGATGAAATAAAAGAGGGAGATGAACTGCTTCAGGTTGAATCTCAAAAAGGAAATGTTTCTGTAAAATCTAATGCTAATGGTATTATTGAAGAAATTGTAATAGACGAAGGAGATACTATTAATATAGGGGATGTTTTGTTTAAAATAGATGGAGTAAAAACTGAAGATGGAACCTCAAAAACAGGTGGATTTAATTATTTTAATAATTTAATGCAACCTCAAAAAGAAGAAATAGAGGCAGATATAACTGTAATAGGAGCGGGTCCAGGAGGATATGTTGCAGCAATTTATGCAGCTAAACAAGGTAAAAAAGTTATTGTAATTGAAAAAGAACATGTAGGAGGAACTTGTTTAAATCACGGATGTATACCTACAAAAGCACTTGTACGTTCATCAGAAGTCTATAGAAATATGAAAGAGGCTGATAGTTTTGGTCTTTTCGCTGATAATGTTTCTGTTAATATGGAAAAAGTTATTAATAGAAAAGATGAGATTAAAAATCAACTTAAAAATGGAATAGAATATTTATTACAAAAACATAATATACAAAAGCTTGATGGAAACGGTGAAATTATAGATGCAAATACTGTATTTGTAAAAGCAAATAGAACAGAAACAACTATAAATACTAAAGACATAATAATTGCTACTGGATCAGAACCTTCAATGGTACCTATTAAAGGAATAGAGTCTAAGAATGTGTTAACAAGTAAAGAAGCTTTACAAATGAAGAATTTGCCAAAGAAATTAGTAGTAGTTGGTGGAGGAGTTATAGGAATGGAGTTTGCTTTTATTTATGCAAGCTTTGGAGTGGAAGTTTTCGTGGTTGAATATGCAAATCAAGTATTAGCTTCTTTAGATAATGATGTATGTGATGAAATAAGTGAAATCGCAAAAGAAAATGGAATTAAATTATATACTAGCTCAAAAGTTGAAGCAATTGATGAAACGGAAAATGGTGAATGTGTGGTTTCATTTAGTCAAGATGGTGAAAGTAAATATATTTCATGTGATAAAGTATTAGCTTCAGTTGGAAGACAACCATATTTTGAAGGCTTAGGTATTGAAAAATTAGAAATTGAAATGAATGATAAGAAAAAAGGTATTAAAGTTAATGAAAAAATGCAGACAAATATATCAAATATTTATGCTATAGGTGATGTTACAAATATAATACAATTAGCACATGTGGCTTCTCACCAAGGTATTATTGCTGTTGATAATATATTAGGTAAAAATAAAACTATTGATTACTCAACAGTTCCAAGTGCTATTTTCACTGAACCTGAAATAGCGGTTGTAGGAATTACTGAAAAAATAGCAAATGAAAAAGGCATAGAGATAGAAATAGGGAAGTTCCCTATGTCCGCTAATGGTAAAGCATTGACATTAGGTGAGGCTAAAGGATTTGTTAAAATAATAAAAGAAAAATCAACAGGAAAAATAATAGGTAGTACGATAATAGGAGCACACGCAACAGATTTACTAGCTTCTGTAACATTATGTATAAATAATGGACTTACTACGGAGCAAATAACAGAAACGATATTCGCACATCCAACAACTGCTGAATCAATACATGAAGCAGCATTAAATGTAGAGGGTGGTGCTATACACTTTGCGTAA
- a CDS encoding carboxymuconolactone decarboxylase family protein — protein sequence MKKDPRELLNAFMGGLQDVGQTNGEQVNAFMNLLGAAYKPGQLDTKVKELISVAIGVYNRCEYCIVFHAYKALEAGATREEIMEAAMVSVAFGGGPAMAYSATLLKDSIDEFEKDFK from the coding sequence ATGAAAAAAGATCCAAGAGAACTATTAAATGCATTTATGGGAGGACTACAAGATGTAGGTCAAACTAACGGAGAACAGGTAAACGCTTTCATGAATTTATTAGGAGCAGCTTATAAGCCAGGACAACTTGATACAAAAGTTAAAGAGTTAATAAGTGTAGCTATTGGAGTTTACAATCGTTGTGAATATTGCATAGTATTCCATGCATATAAAGCTTTAGAAGCAGGAGCTACTCGTGAAGAAATTATGGAAGCTGCAATGGTATCAGTAGCTTTTGGTGGAGGACCTGCCATGGCCTACAGTGCAACACTATTAAAAGATTCAATAGATGAATTCGAAAAAGATTTTAAATAA
- a CDS encoding MarR family winged helix-turn-helix transcriptional regulator: protein MFKLDDCVGFITNKVSKKISDVFNEKLSNYEVTRVQWIALYFLGKCEYINQSELAEKMDIKKSTVVRLIDRMEKDGYVRRKKDIKDRRITYICLTELGKNRREELLPFGEEFSNLIVKDISDEDLKIFKKVLNKLVENAKLIE from the coding sequence ATGTTTAAGCTTGATGATTGTGTTGGATTTATAACAAACAAAGTTTCTAAAAAAATTTCAGATGTTTTTAATGAAAAGTTAAGTAATTATGAAGTTACCAGAGTTCAGTGGATAGCTTTATATTTTTTAGGTAAGTGTGAGTATATAAATCAAAGTGAGTTAGCTGAGAAAATGGATATAAAAAAATCTACAGTTGTAAGGTTAATTGATAGAATGGAAAAAGACGGATATGTACGACGTAAAAAAGATATAAAGGATAGAAGAATCACATATATATGCTTAACTGAATTGGGTAAGAATCGCAGAGAAGAATTACTTCCTTTTGGTGAAGAGTTTAGCAATTTAATTGTCAAAGATATCTCTGATGAGGACCTAAAAATATTTAAAAAAGTACTCAATAAACTGGTTGAAAATGCTAAACTTATAGAATAA
- a CDS encoding 2-hydroxyacyl-CoA dehydratase family protein, translating to MKKIGLTTTVPVEILLAAGYAPIDLNNLFITSNDYSNYIDIAERDGFPKSMCAWIKGIYGACIENDIKEIVGVMEGDCSNTKALIEVLELRGIKVYPFSFPHNHQKEDVKKELDKFMDIFNVNLQEVEKVRTRLNKVRKLAKEIDKLTYIDSKANGFENHLYQISLSDLNGDIDNFESELEDVISNIEKRTSINKKLRLGYIGVPPMTGDIYEFVENFNASFVYNEVQREFAFPRADKASNIYDQYYDYTYPYDTEFRIIELKNQINERKLDGIIHYTQAFCYRAVEDIVLKQKLDIPILNIEGDKLNTLDARTKLRIEAFLDMLLDLKEEK from the coding sequence ATGAAAAAAATAGGTTTAACAACTACAGTTCCTGTTGAGATACTTTTAGCAGCAGGATATGCACCAATAGATTTAAATAATCTCTTTATAACTTCTAATGACTATTCCAATTATATTGATATAGCAGAAAGAGACGGATTTCCTAAAAGCATGTGTGCATGGATAAAAGGAATCTACGGAGCTTGTATAGAGAATGATATAAAAGAAATAGTTGGAGTTATGGAAGGGGATTGTTCTAATACTAAAGCTCTTATAGAGGTCTTAGAGTTAAGAGGAATTAAAGTCTACCCTTTTTCATTTCCACACAATCATCAAAAAGAAGATGTAAAAAAAGAACTAGATAAGTTTATGGATATTTTTAATGTAAATCTGCAAGAAGTTGAAAAAGTAAGAACTAGATTAAATAAAGTAAGAAAACTAGCTAAGGAAATTGATAAATTAACATATATAGATAGTAAAGCAAATGGTTTTGAAAATCACCTCTATCAGATAAGTTTAAGTGATTTAAATGGAGATATTGACAATTTTGAATCTGAACTTGAAGATGTTATTTCTAATATAGAAAAAAGAACCTCTATAAATAAAAAACTTAGATTAGGATACATTGGTGTTCCTCCTATGACTGGTGATATATATGAATTTGTTGAAAACTTTAATGCATCTTTTGTATATAACGAAGTTCAAAGAGAATTTGCTTTTCCAAGAGCAGATAAAGCTTCAAATATATATGATCAATATTATGATTACACATATCCATACGATACTGAGTTTAGAATTATAGAATTGAAGAATCAAATTAACGAGAGAAAATTAGATGGAATAATTCACTATACGCAGGCTTTTTGTTATAGAGCAGTTGAAGATATTGTATTAAAACAAAAGCTTGATATTCCTATTCTTAATATTGAAGGAGATAAGTTAAATACTTTAGATGCTAGAACAAAACTTAGAATCGAAGCTTTTCTTGATATGCTATTGGATTTAAAGGAGGAAAAGTAA
- a CDS encoding acyl-CoA dehydratase activase: MRVLGIDLGSREVKIAVMQDNNIIKKLKVSTMSFYRDYCSYNGKVIVDLDKLNIDDIDIAVSTGYGRNNTDLNKFTPINEIKAHVYGGFYQTDLKDFILLDIGGQDVKVVKVEKGITTDLELNEKCAASCGRYLENMANVLEIPVDDMSKEYENPIELNSTCAVFSESELIGKIAEGVSIESLCAGVNYSLYKRLNPLLTKFKGRKLVLTGGVANNVAIKEYLKKDYDEIISVKDPQFNGAIGCCYYGSKFIKGN; this comes from the coding sequence ATGAGAGTTTTAGGTATAGACCTTGGAAGCCGAGAAGTTAAAATTGCAGTAATGCAAGACAATAACATAATAAAAAAGCTAAAAGTTAGTACAATGTCTTTTTATAGAGACTACTGCAGTTATAATGGTAAAGTTATAGTAGATTTAGATAAATTAAATATAGATGATATTGATATAGCTGTGTCTACTGGATACGGTAGAAACAATACTGATTTAAACAAATTCACTCCTATAAATGAGATAAAAGCGCATGTTTATGGTGGCTTCTATCAGACAGACTTGAAAGATTTTATACTTTTAGATATAGGTGGTCAAGATGTTAAAGTTGTCAAAGTTGAAAAAGGAATTACAACAGATTTAGAGCTTAATGAAAAATGTGCTGCTTCATGCGGTAGATATTTAGAGAACATGGCAAATGTACTTGAAATACCTGTTGATGATATGAGTAAAGAATATGAAAATCCAATAGAACTAAATTCAACATGTGCAGTATTTTCTGAATCTGAGTTAATAGGAAAAATAGCTGAGGGCGTTAGCATAGAAAGTCTATGTGCAGGAGTTAATTATTCGTTATATAAGAGATTAAATCCCCTTTTGACAAAGTTTAAAGGAAGAAAATTAGTTTTAACTGGTGGAGTTGCTAATAACGTTGCTATAAAGGAATATTTAAAAAAAGATTATGACGAAATTATATCCGTTAAAGACCCTCAATTTAATGGAGCAATCGGGTGCTGTTATTATGGAAGCAAGTTTATCAAAGGAAATTAG
- the queD gene encoding 6-carboxytetrahydropterin synthase QueD has protein sequence MYILKAEHSFDSAHFLANYEGKCSNIHGHRWRVEIEVQSESLINGGQLDGMVIDFGDLKKDVKEIVDYYDHALIIQEGTMRKETLQCLSEDGFRILEVKFRPTAENFSFFFFNYMQEKGYNVKRATVYETPTNSATYEKCEVK, from the coding sequence ATGTATATTTTAAAAGCAGAACACAGTTTTGATAGCGCTCATTTTCTTGCAAATTACGAAGGAAAATGTAGCAATATTCATGGTCATAGATGGAGAGTAGAAATAGAGGTACAATCAGAGTCATTAATTAATGGTGGACAGTTAGATGGTATGGTAATAGATTTTGGAGATTTAAAAAAAGATGTTAAAGAAATAGTAGATTACTATGACCATGCCTTAATCATACAAGAAGGTACTATGAGAAAAGAAACTTTACAATGTCTATCAGAAGACGGATTTAGGATACTAGAAGTTAAATTTAGACCAACAGCAGAAAACTTCTCATTCTTTTTCTTTAATTATATGCAAGAAAAAGGATACAACGTAAAAAGAGCTACTGTTTATGAAACTCCTACTAATAGTGCTACGTATGAAAAATGTGAGGTGAAATAG
- the queE gene encoding putative 7-carboxy-7-deazaguanine synthase QueE: MDFKVVEKFVSINGEGRLSGQLAIFIRFAGCNLDCSYCDTRWANEENVEYQLMNEQEIYEYIKSTKVKNVTLTGGEPLLQNGLIGLLDILSKDDDLSVEIETNGSVSLKEFINIKNPPKFTMDYKLPLSNMEQKMLVDNFKYITKNDTVKFVAGSTNDLEKAKYIIDKYDLVNKTNVYISPIFSNIHMADIVEFMQKHTMNGVTLQVQLHKIIWDPNERGV; this comes from the coding sequence ATGGATTTTAAAGTGGTTGAAAAATTCGTAAGTATAAATGGAGAAGGTCGTTTATCTGGACAATTAGCAATCTTTATAAGATTTGCAGGATGTAATTTAGACTGCAGCTACTGTGATACAAGATGGGCCAACGAAGAAAATGTTGAATACCAATTAATGAATGAACAAGAAATATATGAATATATAAAATCTACTAAGGTTAAAAACGTTACATTAACAGGCGGTGAACCATTACTTCAAAATGGTCTTATAGGATTATTAGATATACTATCAAAAGATGATGATCTTTCAGTTGAAATAGAAACAAATGGTAGTGTGTCTTTAAAAGAATTTATAAATATAAAGAATCCACCTAAATTCACAATGGATTATAAATTACCTTTAAGTAATATGGAACAGAAAATGTTAGTTGATAATTTTAAATATATAACTAAGAATGATACAGTTAAATTTGTAGCAGGTAGCACCAACGATTTAGAAAAAGCCAAATATATAATTGATAAATATGATTTAGTAAATAAAACCAATGTATATATAAGTCCAATATTTAGTAATATTCATATGGCTGATATTGTTGAATTCATGCAAAAGCACACTATGAACGGAGTTACTCTACAAGTACAACTTCACAAAATAATATGGGATCCTAATGAAAGAGGTGTATAA
- the folE gene encoding GTP cyclohydrolase I FolE encodes MDINLKEIEKHIRGILIALGENPDREGLKDTPKRVAKMYEEVFKGQAYTNQEIAEMFGKTFEDDLSIDQDNKDMVFMKNIEIFSHCEHHLALMYNMKVAVAYIPKDKVIGLSKIARIADLVGRRLQLQERIGTDIAEIIQIITDSDDVAVIIEGEHGCMTTRGIKKTNAQTVTTTLRGKFKTDPTLQNTLMMMYK; translated from the coding sequence ATGGACATCAACTTAAAAGAAATCGAAAAACATATACGAGGAATCTTAATAGCTTTAGGTGAAAATCCAGATAGAGAAGGTCTAAAAGATACTCCTAAACGAGTTGCCAAGATGTACGAAGAGGTATTCAAAGGACAAGCTTATACAAACCAAGAAATTGCCGAGATGTTTGGTAAAACATTTGAAGATGATTTGAGTATAGATCAAGATAATAAAGATATGGTTTTTATGAAGAATATTGAAATTTTCAGTCATTGCGAACATCATTTAGCTTTAATGTACAATATGAAAGTAGCAGTTGCATATATTCCAAAAGATAAAGTTATTGGACTTAGTAAAATTGCTAGAATTGCAGATCTTGTTGGACGAAGATTACAGCTCCAGGAAAGAATTGGAACGGATATAGCTGAGATCATACAAATCATAACTGACTCTGATGATGTAGCAGTTATAATTGAAGGTGAACATGGATGTATGACAACTAGAGGTATAAAGAAAACTAATGCACAAACAGTTACAACTACATTAAGAGGAAAATTTAAAACTGATCCAACTTTACAAAACACTCTAATGATGATGTATAAATAG
- the queC gene encoding 7-cyano-7-deazaguanine synthase QueC, whose amino-acid sequence MNIEVNKDRAVVVFSGGQDSTTCLFWAKKKFKEVIAVSFDYGQKHKLELECARDICKKYNVEHHCLDLNLLNQLAPNSLTRTDIEVDKDSPTEGTPNSFVDGRNLLFLSFVAIFAKQKGANHIITGVSQSDFSGYPDCRDVFIKSLNVTLNLSMDFQFVIHTPLMWIDKAETWKMADDLGILDIVKNETLTCYNGIKGNGCGDCPACKLRKNGYLEFKKLYK is encoded by the coding sequence ATGAATATAGAAGTAAATAAAGACAGAGCTGTAGTAGTATTTAGTGGTGGTCAAGATAGTACTACTTGCTTATTCTGGGCAAAGAAGAAATTTAAAGAAGTTATTGCAGTATCATTTGATTATGGTCAAAAACATAAATTAGAGTTAGAATGTGCCAGAGATATCTGTAAAAAATATAATGTAGAACATCATTGTTTAGATTTAAATTTATTAAATCAATTAGCTCCAAATTCTTTAACAAGAACAGATATAGAGGTAGATAAAGATTCTCCTACAGAGGGTACTCCCAATTCATTTGTAGATGGAAGAAATTTATTATTTTTATCTTTCGTTGCAATATTTGCAAAGCAAAAAGGAGCAAATCATATTATAACTGGTGTATCTCAAAGTGATTTTAGTGGATATCCTGACTGTAGAGATGTATTTATAAAATCTTTAAACGTTACATTGAATCTATCTATGGATTTTCAATTTGTAATTCATACTCCATTAATGTGGATTGATAAAGCTGAGACTTGGAAAATGGCAGATGATTTAGGTATACTTGATATAGTTAAAAACGAAACTTTAACGTGCTACAATGGAATTAAAGGAAATGGATGCGGAGATTGTCCTGCATGTAAATTAAGAAAAAATGGGTATTTAGAGTTTAAAAAATTATATAAATAA
- a CDS encoding carboxymuconolactone decarboxylase family protein — protein MKKDPREMLNAFMGGLQDVSQTNGEQVNSFMSLLGAAYKPGKLDTKTKELISVAIGVYNRCEYCIVFHAYKALEAGANREEIMEAAMVSVAFGGGPTMAYSATLLKDSIDEFEKDFK, from the coding sequence ATGAAAAAAGATCCAAGAGAAATGTTAAATGCATTTATGGGAGGATTACAAGATGTAAGTCAAACTAATGGAGAACAAGTAAACTCTTTTATGAGCTTATTAGGAGCAGCTTATAAACCAGGAAAACTTGATACAAAAACTAAAGAGTTAATAAGTGTAGCTATTGGAGTCTATAATCGTTGTGAATACTGCATAGTGTTCCATGCATATAAAGCTTTAGAAGCAGGAGCTAATCGTGAAGAAATTATGGAAGCTGCAATGGTATCAGTAGCTTTTGGTGGGGGACCTACAATGGCATACAGTGCAACACTATTAAAAGATTCAATAGATGAATTTGAAAAAGATTTCAAATAA
- a CDS encoding OsmC family protein: MKITKYLLIGFLVISLGLVGCSQAESSQDTNKDQMTTEATETTEKQDDNAELTTLKAVVRSKGGLKVEAESRGFKIVMDEPTEEGGTNQGMNPCEAVLSAFGGCQTIVAVAYAEEMGIDLQDYWVELEGDFDMRGFGGVEGVFPGYTEVRYKIHIKSDSPQEKINEFISYVEKVCPVGNTIASPVKMVRSDIVVEK; the protein is encoded by the coding sequence ATGAAAATAACAAAATATTTATTAATTGGGTTTCTAGTTATATCTTTAGGATTAGTAGGTTGCAGCCAAGCAGAATCATCACAAGATACAAATAAGGATCAAATGACTACAGAAGCAACAGAAACAACTGAAAAACAGGATGATAATGCTGAGTTGACAACATTGAAAGCTGTTGTTAGATCAAAGGGTGGACTTAAAGTAGAAGCTGAATCTAGAGGTTTTAAAATAGTAATGGATGAACCTACAGAAGAGGGCGGAACAAATCAAGGTATGAACCCATGTGAAGCTGTACTTAGTGCTTTTGGAGGATGTCAAACTATTGTAGCTGTTGCCTATGCAGAGGAAATGGGAATAGATCTACAAGATTATTGGGTTGAATTAGAAGGCGATTTTGATATGAGAGGATTCGGAGGAGTAGAAGGAGTTTTCCCTGGATATACTGAAGTTAGATACAAGATACATATTAAAAGTGATTCACCTCAAGAAAAAATCAATGAATTTATTAGTTATGTAGAAAAAGTTTGTCCTGTAGGCAATACTATTGCTAGTCCAGTAAAAATGGTTAGATCTGATATAGTTGTGGAAAAGTAG